CATTTCCTTTAGAAAAAATATTCTCAGTATACTTTTTGGCAATTTCAACTGTCCTATCAGTTGAAAAGTTATCAACTATAATCAATTCTATATTCGGGTAGGTTTGATTTTTAATTGATAGGATACAGTTTTCGATATTTTTCTCTTCATTTTTGGTTGTAACAATTACGGAAACTAATGGTTCATTTTCTGTCTTGATAAGATGAAGATTTTGCATATGCTTATCCTGATTCGCCAAAGTCTTTTACGTGTCCCAATACTTTTGCGGCCCCTTTAATTGAGTATCTAATATCACGTAAAGAACGTATTCGAACAATCTGTTTAAGCATGTATTGAGGTGACAAAAATACTTTGTATATTTCGTCGCAGAGTTTCATAACTTCTTCAGGAGTCATATCAGGAGTAATCATCACGGGTTCTTTCATATCGAATCGATCATAATCAGTAGCGTTAATTCGGAACCAGTGGTTGTTTACGGCTTCGGCATACAATTTGCTTCCCGGGTATGGAATTACAACGGTTGATTGTAAAGTGACAGCCCAACCTTTTTGCATGAGAATTTTTGCTAAGTTTAGGGTACTTTGGGCATCTTTGCGGGTTTCCCATGGATAACCAACCATGATTGTTATATGCGGTTCCAAACCTTCCTCACGCGGTACTCTGCATTCATTCAAGATTCCGTCGACGGTGGTTCCCTTATTGAGCCTGTCTAATGTCGCTTGACTTCCTGATTCTATCCCGAATAATAGCATCCGGAAACCGGCTTTTTTCAAAAGACGGTAATTTTCTCGATTTAATGCGCCAAATCTCATGTTGCAACTAAACTGGATTTTCTTGTTGTAGCCTCTTTCAATCATCAGGTTGGCAAACTGTTTAAGCCATTCTCCCACCGGAAAACAGCCTGTATCATCGAACACCGATTTAACCTTGTATTTTTCGATTAAAAATCCAACCTCATCGGCTAATCGTTCAGGCTTCATAACTCTAAAAGTTGGGTAGAGAGTAGGCCATGAACAGAATGTGCATCCACCGTCTTTTCTCCACCAGCAATCGCGTCCTGCCATTGTGTAAGCGCCGGGAGTGACTTTGAAGTTACCGTTTCGTTCGCTGTAAAGCTGCCAATGTGTCAAATCACGATTAATAAAAGGTAACTCGTTTAGGTCATGGTTAAGTTTGAACTGCCCGGTATTTTTTATAGTTTCATTTTCGCGGTACCATATTCCAGGTTCCAGCAGCTTAGTCTTTCCGCTTAAGAAATCGACCAAGTTAACTATCAAAAAGTCGTAGTCGCCGCCGGTTAGGATGAAATCAACTTTGCTCTGTTCCATGGATTCCTGAGGTAGCGCTGTTACGTGGTCTCCGACCAACACAATTTTTGTATCCGGAAGAACTTTTTTTACTTCGTTAATTATGGACCAATGCTTCTTGACCACGGGGGTCTTGGTTTCAATCATCATTA
This genomic window from Candidatus Bathyarchaeota archaeon contains:
- a CDS encoding B12-binding domain-containing radical SAM protein, giving the protein MKITISYPPLHSEKGVPLLSQNRQFQYFNSPTYIYPVVPAYAATMLSNAGYEVVWDDGIAEEKLYNRWLSDLENVRPDVMMIETKTPVVKKHWSIINEVKKVLPDTKIVLVGDHVTALPQESMEQSKVDFILTGGDYDFLIVNLVDFLSGKTKLLEPGIWYRENETIKNTGQFKLNHDLNELPFINRDLTHWQLYSERNGNFKVTPGAYTMAGRDCWWRKDGGCTFCSWPTLYPTFRVMKPERLADEVGFLIEKYKVKSVFDDTGCFPVGEWLKQFANLMIERGYNKKIQFSCNMRFGALNRENYRLLKKAGFRMLLFGIESGSQATLDRLNKGTTVDGILNECRVPREEGLEPHITIMVGYPWETRKDAQSTLNLAKILMQKGWAVTLQSTVVIPYPGSKLYAEAVNNHWFRINATDYDRFDMKEPVMITPDMTPEEVMKLCDEIYKVFLSPQYMLKQIVRIRSLRDIRYSIKGAAKVLGHVKDFGESG